Below is a genomic region from Campylobacter geochelonis.
AAATAATATATAAATCTTGTGTAAAAATATGGAAAAATTTAACATCAAGCACTATAAAAATCAGCGTTAAAACCGGCCAGATGATAAATTTAACAAAGCTTGCAAGAGCGATAAATTTAGTATCAAACCCACGTTCAGCTCTGATATTTTCAAGCCCCATGCCAACCATCATCATACCCAAAAACGCCAAAGTACCTTTAACATAGACAAAAACTTCAGCTAAATTTGGTGGCATTTTCACACCAAAATAATTTAACGCTAGCCCAAGCAAGAGTGCGTAAAGAACGGGTAAGAGTGCGACTTTTATAAGTGTTTGTTTTATGCCATAACTTTCTTTTGCTGTGATGTAGTAGCCAACCGTGTTTTGATACATCACCGCGCCAATCGTGCTAAAAATAAAAATTTCAACCAGTTCATCGCTTAAAAGCAAAAGTGCAATCGGAATACCTAAATTTGCCGAGTTTCCACTTCCTACGCTAAAAGCTAGCAAATTTGCCGTGTTATCTCTAAAAATACGCCTAAAAAACGGCAAACAAGACAACGAAATAACAACTCCCATAATATATGAAAAAATAGGAATCGCAAAAATCGCAAAGCTAAACTCAACACTCATCGCCGAGTTAAACACGACTAAAGGCGAGAGTATGAAAAGCAAGATTTTAGCGACAGTTTCGCGGTCGCATTTTAAAACTGCGGTGCTAAAAAGCCCTAAAAGTATACAAAGATACAGCGGAACAATGCTGTTAAATAGTGCTAAAAAGCCAGCCATTTATTTTAGACTCCTGAATTTGACAAATTTTGTCTAAATTTATCAAATTTAGACTTAAAATCAAAAATATAAAATATTTAAAATTATTTTATAAGTGTTGTTTTAGAAAGTGTTATAAGCTTGAATTATTTTTTTTTGATATTATACTTTCTTATTAATAAAACTATAGTAGGAGCTATTATGCCAAGTCTTTATGATTACTTAACCGTAATTATCAAAATTGTTTTAATCATAACGTGTTATTTATCCACAATATACTTTGTCGCCAAATTCAGTTATAACATTTTTTCTAGAAATATTATATCACGACTAGTTAAAATTGTCATTATTATAATAATTTTTAATTTTACTTTGCCATTTATTGGCGAATCTACAGACACATCATTAATGACAACACTTATAATATTTTTAACATCTTCGACTATTTTAGTATATCTTGGATATTGTCATCATTTTTATAATAAATTAGACAAAGATTCTTTAGAAGCTATAAAAGATTTTATAGATGTGGAAATAAATAGAGTAGAAAAATTTTATACCCTTAAGGACTACATGTCAAAACTAGGTTCTGCTAGTATTCAAATAGATGCTTCGATAGCAAGATTAAACAAACTAAAATCAAAAAAAGATGAAATTAAAAATATAAAAAATCCTTTTATACCAGATATTTTAGTGGTTAAAAATAGTAATAACCAAGCCCAAACATTAGAACAAAACGATGAAATTGTTATAAAAAATCATAAATTTGAAGAACAAAGAGAGTTAAATTTAAAAAATTTAGACAATGAGATTATTCCTTTAGAGAAAAATATTAATATCGTAAAAAAAGATATAGCTACTGTTGAAAAAAGCATTGCTAATATGGGGAAAAGAGCAAAACAACTATTGCCAATTGATGATATACACAAAAAAGCAATTTATATTTTTAATCAAAATGTCAATCTTTTAGAGGCAAAA
It encodes:
- a CDS encoding AEC family transporter, whose translation is MAGFLALFNSIVPLYLCILLGLFSTAVLKCDRETVAKILLFILSPLVVFNSAMSVEFSFAIFAIPIFSYIMGVVISLSCLPFFRRIFRDNTANLLAFSVGSGNSANLGIPIALLLLSDELVEIFIFSTIGAVMYQNTVGYYITAKESYGIKQTLIKVALLPVLYALLLGLALNYFGVKMPPNLAEVFVYVKGTLAFLGMMMVGMGLENIRAERGFDTKFIALASFVKFIIWPVLTLIFIVLDVKFFHIFTQDLYIILYILAIVPLAGNCVTIAALLGVQPAKMSMAVFVTTVISLFSIPLMLYLYRGFEGVLFKF